The proteins below are encoded in one region of Triticum aestivum cultivar Chinese Spring chromosome 1B, IWGSC CS RefSeq v2.1, whole genome shotgun sequence:
- the LOC123089128 gene encoding selenoprotein H, with amino-acid sequence MPPKRKSPVATAAAPAMPPRMTRSMAAGKRGADAPAKKEEAVAAPAAAGEKGRKKAKKEVSAVETVLSPPAAAKQKVKKNAKKEVAAAAVDDSGAGAESGKRVIVEACTQCQQFKRRALKVKEDLESAVPGVSVTINPEKPRRGCLEIREEGGDVFISLLNMPRPFKKMKELDMDKVIKDIAQKIA; translated from the exons ATGCCTCCCAAGCGCAAGTCCCCGGTTGCGACGGCGGCGGCCCCCGCAATGCCGCCTAGGATGACCCGGAGCATGGCAGCCGGGAAGCGGGGCGCCGACGCTCCGGCCAAAAAGGAGGAAGcagtggcggcgccggcggcggccggggagAAGGGcaggaagaaggccaagaaggaggtgtCTGCGGTGGAGACGGTACTGTCGCCTCCTGCAGCGGCCAAGCAGAAGGTGAAGAAAAATGCCAagaaggaggtggcggcggccgcggTAGATGATAGCGGTGCTGGCGCTGAAAGCGGGAAGcgcgtcatcgtcgaggcttg CACCCAGTGCCAACAGTTCAAGAGAAGAGCTTTAAAGGTGAAGGAGGATCTTGAAAGTGCTGTCCCTGGGGTTTCTGTGACAATCAACCCTGAAAAG CCACGCCGTGGATGCCTTGAGATACGGGAGGAAGGTGGTGATGTGTTCATTTCACTGCTG AACATGCCACGGCCCTTCAAAAAGATGAAGGAGCTCGACATGGACAAGGTTATCAAGGACATTGCCCAGAAAATTGCTTGA